The Haloferax sp. Atlit-12N genome window below encodes:
- a CDS encoding ABC transporter permease — MFALGDLNLTYLVSITAVSLYVSTAAVALSAALGLPISLAVGFRDFYGKSVVTSVISTGMGFPSVVVGLVVLLALSRSGPLGTFDLLFTPEAMILSQTILALPVLVSVSLSAVQSVPQDLRDAAFAAGGTSTDVALLVVREARYGIVTALLAAYGRAISEVGSVLIVGGNIVFSDSTSFTRTLTTAITVEARKGNIETGIALGAILLALVLGVNALGARFRDRTPGRNGRGR; from the coding sequence GTGTTCGCCCTCGGCGACCTGAACCTCACCTACCTCGTCAGCATCACGGCCGTCTCGCTGTACGTGAGCACCGCGGCGGTCGCGCTGAGCGCCGCGCTCGGCCTGCCAATCTCGCTGGCGGTCGGGTTCCGCGACTTCTACGGCAAGTCGGTCGTCACCTCCGTCATCTCGACGGGGATGGGCTTTCCGAGCGTCGTCGTCGGCCTCGTCGTCCTCTTGGCGCTGTCCCGCTCGGGACCGCTCGGGACGTTCGACCTGCTGTTCACGCCCGAGGCGATGATTCTCTCGCAGACCATCCTCGCGCTCCCCGTCCTCGTGAGCGTCTCGCTTTCGGCGGTCCAGTCGGTCCCGCAGGACCTCAGAGACGCCGCGTTCGCCGCCGGCGGCACCTCGACCGACGTCGCCCTGCTGGTCGTCCGCGAGGCGCGCTACGGCATCGTCACGGCGCTCTTGGCCGCCTACGGCCGCGCCATCAGCGAGGTCGGCTCCGTGCTCATCGTCGGCGGCAACATCGTCTTCTCGGACAGCACGTCGTTCACCCGGACGCTCACGACGGCCATCACCGTCGAGGCGCGGAAGGGGAACATCGAGACGGGCATCGCCCTCGGCGCCATCCTGCTCGCGCTCGTCCTCGGCGTGAACGCCCTCGGCGCGCGCTTCCGCGACCGGACCCCCGGACGGAACGGGAGGGGACGATGA
- a CDS encoding DUF6517 family protein encodes MKGEDNAAHSIRRRTYLGIAASAGLAGLAGCSSGTTASAARAPPKVPEGTLEAGGWEYIGGHSLDPAFERSAGPASVSAAFETLVYEDMDLAETLKEKTLGQAEGQFSLFFATRVTLNPSLSNLPETVRGTVVDLVEKHARKHYEGQLEDVDVTDIEQTDTRTTTVDTGDSARVTEYGATIAFDEITFPFTDEKEFTIESQEFDVSGMLAVWEHDGTILVAGGAHPGENIELSVTKEPTEAIEVSVDIDLELTPDAYRDELRSLVKGVE; translated from the coding sequence ATGAAGGGGGAAGACAACGCAGCCCACAGTATCAGACGGAGAACGTACCTCGGTATCGCGGCCAGCGCGGGCCTCGCGGGACTCGCCGGCTGTAGTTCCGGAACGACCGCGAGCGCCGCGCGGGCACCGCCAAAGGTGCCGGAGGGGACGCTCGAAGCCGGCGGCTGGGAGTACATCGGGGGGCACTCGCTGGACCCGGCGTTCGAGCGGTCGGCTGGCCCGGCGAGCGTCTCCGCGGCGTTCGAGACGCTCGTCTACGAAGACATGGACCTCGCGGAGACGCTGAAAGAGAAGACACTCGGACAGGCCGAGGGGCAGTTCTCCCTGTTCTTCGCGACGCGCGTGACGCTCAATCCGAGCCTGTCGAACCTCCCGGAGACGGTCCGCGGGACGGTCGTCGACTTGGTCGAGAAGCACGCGCGGAAACACTACGAGGGGCAGTTGGAAGACGTGGACGTCACGGATATCGAACAGACGGACACGCGGACGACGACAGTCGACACCGGCGACTCGGCGCGCGTGACCGAGTACGGGGCCACCATCGCCTTCGACGAGATCACGTTCCCGTTCACCGACGAAAAGGAGTTCACTATCGAGAGTCAGGAGTTCGACGTGAGCGGGATGCTCGCCGTCTGGGAGCACGACGGGACGATTCTCGTCGCGGGTGGCGCACACCCCGGCGAGAACATCGAACTCAGCGTGACCAAGGAGCCGACCGAGGCCATCGAGGTCTCGGTCGACATCGACCTCGAACTCACGCCGGACGCCTACCGAGACGAGCTTCGCTCGCTCGTCAAGGGCGTCGAATAA
- a CDS encoding substrate-binding domain-containing protein, whose product MAIERRRFLQAAGVGAVLGLSGCTGNANPPQANNETTEGAGGSQGGSGATQELTLATTTSTYDTGLLDALNPVFKEKFNARVKTISQGTGAAIETARNGDADVILVHARGAEDEFLQEGYGVNRRDVMFNDFVVVGPADDPAGISGMESAADAFATIADAEATFVSRGDDSGTNKKELLIWEAAGVEPSGTWYREIGKGMGDTLVQADQSGAYTLADRGTFLATQDNIDLEIQVQGPLKGGPTILKNPYGVIPVNPAMYPDVNYSLAMAYAGFLTSPEGQEIISNYTANGSQLFFPNALSEDPQFGQYVPEDYDGGENASSSASVSDAQFESWVAQHVPEDF is encoded by the coding sequence ATGGCGATAGAGCGACGGCGTTTCTTACAGGCAGCCGGTGTCGGCGCGGTTCTCGGACTGAGTGGATGCACGGGGAACGCGAATCCTCCGCAGGCGAACAACGAGACTACGGAGGGCGCTGGCGGGAGCCAAGGCGGAAGCGGCGCGACCCAAGAACTGACGCTGGCGACGACGACGAGCACGTACGACACGGGACTGCTCGACGCCCTGAACCCGGTGTTCAAGGAGAAGTTCAACGCTCGGGTGAAGACCATCTCACAGGGGACCGGCGCAGCAATCGAGACGGCGCGGAACGGCGACGCGGACGTGATTCTCGTCCACGCCCGCGGCGCAGAAGACGAGTTCCTGCAGGAGGGGTACGGCGTCAACCGCCGCGACGTGATGTTCAACGACTTCGTCGTCGTCGGGCCGGCGGACGACCCCGCGGGCATCTCGGGGATGGAGAGCGCGGCCGACGCGTTCGCGACCATCGCGGACGCCGAGGCGACGTTCGTCTCTCGCGGCGACGACTCCGGGACGAACAAGAAGGAACTGCTCATCTGGGAGGCCGCCGGCGTCGAGCCGTCGGGGACGTGGTACCGCGAAATCGGCAAGGGAATGGGCGACACGCTCGTGCAGGCCGACCAGTCGGGCGCGTACACGCTCGCCGACCGCGGGACGTTCCTCGCGACACAGGACAACATCGACCTCGAAATCCAGGTGCAGGGCCCGCTCAAGGGCGGCCCGACCATCCTGAAGAACCCCTACGGCGTCATCCCGGTCAACCCCGCGATGTATCCCGACGTGAACTACTCGCTGGCGATGGCCTACGCCGGCTTCCTCACGAGCCCCGAGGGACAGGAGATAATCAGCAACTACACGGCGAACGGGTCGCAGTTGTTCTTCCCCAACGCCCTCTCTGAGGACCCGCAGTTCGGCCAGTACGTCCCCGAGGATTACGACGGCGGGGAGAACGCCTCGTCGTCGGCGTCGGTCTCCGACGCCCAGTTCGAGTCGTGGGTGGCACAGCACGTCCCCGAGGACTTTTAG
- a CDS encoding DUF5808 domain-containing protein, with amino-acid sequence MADKPQRGTLFGIPYNFERPSAGRLLSSYWQPGKGMLVEKPFGIGYTLNLASWRSWVVLLVAGGLLWNERQKAEEKEDEAEADDGPVEVIVD; translated from the coding sequence ATGGCAGACAAACCGCAGCGCGGAACGCTTTTCGGCATCCCGTACAACTTCGAGCGCCCGAGCGCCGGCCGACTGCTCTCGTCGTACTGGCAGCCCGGCAAGGGCATGCTGGTGGAGAAGCCGTTCGGCATCGGCTACACGCTGAACCTCGCGAGCTGGCGGTCGTGGGTCGTCCTCCTCGTCGCCGGCGGCCTCCTCTGGAACGAGCGCCAGAAGGCAGAAGAAAAGGAAGACGAGGCCGAGGCCGACGACGGCCCCGTCGAAGTCATCGTCGACTGA
- a CDS encoding DNA-directed RNA polymerase, producing the protein MYKRVRLKDTVEVPPRHLGDVTPERVKRLLQDKLEGRMDEDVGSVVSVVNVNDIGEGTVLPNRPGVYYEADFDAITYDPDMQEVVDGIVVEVVEFGAFVGIGPVDGLLHVSQISDEYLAYDGENQQLASTESNQTLAVDDEVRARIVTKSIDERNPRDSKIGLTAKQPGLGKHGWLESKRQQSEASAEGN; encoded by the coding sequence ATGTACAAACGGGTACGACTCAAAGATACAGTCGAAGTCCCACCCCGACACCTGGGCGACGTGACGCCCGAGCGGGTCAAGCGACTGTTGCAGGACAAGTTGGAAGGACGGATGGACGAAGACGTGGGGAGCGTCGTGAGCGTCGTGAACGTCAACGACATCGGCGAGGGCACCGTGCTGCCCAACCGCCCCGGCGTCTACTACGAGGCCGATTTCGACGCCATCACCTACGACCCCGACATGCAGGAGGTCGTCGACGGCATCGTGGTCGAAGTCGTCGAGTTCGGTGCCTTCGTCGGCATCGGCCCGGTCGACGGCCTGCTGCACGTCTCGCAGATATCCGACGAATACCTCGCCTACGACGGCGAGAATCAACAGCTCGCGTCGACCGAGTCCAACCAGACGCTCGCCGTCGACGACGAGGTTCGCGCTCGCATCGTCACGAAGAGCATCGACGAGCGCAACCCGCGCGACTCGAAGATCGGCCTCACGGCCAAACAGCCGGGGCTCGGCAAGCACGGCTGGCTCGAATCGAAGCGCCAGCAGAGCGAGGCCTCGGCGGAGGGTAACTGA
- a CDS encoding translation initiation factor IF-2 subunit gamma, translating to MVTKNPQQPEVNIGLVGHVDHGKTTLVQALSGSWTDQHSEEMKRGISIRLGYADATFRQIPGVDAPECYTVEEETEDGEETDVRRTVSFVDAPGHETLMATMLSGAAIMDGAILLVSATEDVPQAQTAEHLMALDIIGIENIVIAQNKVDLVDRERALDNYEQIKEFVEGTVAEDAPIVPISAQQEVNLDLLIEAIEEEIPTPDRDETEDSRMFVARSFDINRPGTTWDGLMGGVIGGSVVAGKLEAGDELELRPGREVDEEGQTEWRSITTEVRSLQAGGNMVDEVRPGGLCGVGTGLDPSFTKGDALAGQVAGEPGTLPPTREQFTMDVELLDRVVGGEEDEGIDEISTGEPLMLTVGTATTVGAVTSARSGEAEVSLKRPVCAAEGAKIAINRRVGARWRLIGIGTLK from the coding sequence ATGGTGACGAAAAACCCACAACAACCGGAGGTGAACATCGGACTCGTCGGTCACGTCGACCACGGAAAGACGACGCTCGTTCAAGCGTTGTCCGGCTCGTGGACGGACCAACACTCGGAGGAGATGAAGCGCGGTATCTCCATCCGACTCGGGTACGCCGACGCGACGTTCCGTCAGATTCCCGGCGTTGACGCGCCGGAGTGTTACACGGTCGAAGAGGAGACCGAAGACGGCGAGGAGACGGACGTACGCCGCACCGTCTCGTTCGTCGACGCGCCCGGTCACGAGACGCTCATGGCGACCATGCTCTCTGGTGCCGCCATCATGGACGGCGCCATTCTGCTCGTGAGCGCGACCGAGGACGTGCCGCAGGCCCAGACGGCCGAGCACCTGATGGCGCTCGATATCATCGGCATCGAGAACATCGTCATCGCGCAGAACAAGGTCGACCTCGTCGACCGCGAGCGCGCCCTCGACAACTACGAGCAGATCAAGGAGTTCGTGGAGGGAACGGTGGCCGAAGACGCGCCCATCGTCCCCATCAGCGCCCAGCAGGAGGTCAATCTGGACCTCCTCATCGAGGCCATCGAGGAGGAGATTCCGACGCCCGACCGCGACGAGACCGAAGACAGCCGGATGTTCGTCGCGCGCAGCTTCGACATCAACCGCCCGGGAACGACCTGGGACGGTCTCATGGGCGGCGTCATCGGCGGCAGCGTCGTCGCCGGCAAGCTCGAAGCGGGCGACGAACTCGAACTCCGCCCCGGCCGCGAAGTCGACGAGGAGGGCCAGACCGAATGGCGCTCCATCACGACCGAGGTCCGCTCGCTGCAGGCGGGCGGCAACATGGTCGACGAGGTCCGCCCCGGTGGTCTCTGCGGCGTCGGGACCGGTCTCGACCCGAGCTTCACGAAGGGCGACGCGCTCGCGGGGCAGGTCGCCGGCGAGCCCGGCACACTCCCGCCGACGCGCGAGCAGTTCACCATGGACGTGGAACTGCTCGACCGCGTCGTCGGCGGCGAGGAAGACGAGGGTATCGACGAGATATCCACCGGCGAGCCCCTGATGCTCACCGTCGGAACCGCGACCACGGTCGGCGCGGTGACGAGCGCGCGAAGCGGCGAGGCGGAAGTCTCGCTCAAGCGCCCCGTCTGCGCCGCCGAAGGCGCGAAGATAGCCATCAACCGCCGCGTGGGCGCCCGCTGGCGGCTCATCGGTATCGGGACGCTCAAGTGA
- a CDS encoding ACT domain-containing protein, with product MDPSDFFEDGTVTVSAATYAVIKAERGDPDAFATIRDENETTVVVEEGRVDEATAVEVERGWKRLTFEMVLPFELVGFLARVAGTLAEEDISVFALSAYSTDHVLVREDDVEVAATKLESLGCTVERAGATDDGN from the coding sequence ATGGACCCGAGCGACTTCTTCGAGGACGGGACCGTGACTGTTTCGGCGGCGACCTACGCGGTCATCAAGGCCGAACGGGGCGACCCGGACGCGTTCGCGACGATTCGAGACGAGAACGAGACGACCGTCGTCGTCGAGGAGGGGCGCGTCGACGAGGCGACTGCCGTCGAAGTCGAGCGGGGCTGGAAGCGACTCACCTTCGAGATGGTCCTGCCGTTCGAACTCGTCGGCTTTCTGGCGCGGGTCGCGGGCACGCTCGCCGAAGAGGACATCTCGGTGTTCGCGCTGTCAGCGTACTCGACCGACCACGTGCTCGTCCGAGAGGACGACGTGGAAGTGGCCGCGACGAAACTCGAATCGCTCGGCTGTACCGTCGAGCGCGCCGGGGCCACCGACGACGGGAACTAA
- a CDS encoding non-canonical purine NTP pyrophosphatase: MLRYVTTNAGKVREALSYLDDDVTQLDFDYTEVQASELGPIAAHGAREAYRYADEPVLVDDAGLFIDGFEGFPGPYSSYVEDTLGVEAVHRLAAAELDEPRRASFRCVLAYCDGEPFEASPDPIDRDDRTVAAARGAEQDAEETEALPVKLFTGSVNGRIVPPRGEGGFGYDPIFEHDGATFAEMSAEEKNGISHRGRALAKFATWFAERTE; the protein is encoded by the coding sequence ATGCTCCGATACGTCACCACGAACGCGGGGAAGGTCCGCGAGGCGCTTTCGTACCTCGACGACGACGTGACCCAACTCGACTTCGACTACACCGAGGTACAGGCGTCCGAACTCGGCCCCATCGCGGCCCACGGCGCGCGCGAGGCCTACCGCTACGCCGACGAACCGGTGCTCGTGGACGACGCCGGACTCTTCATCGACGGCTTCGAGGGCTTCCCCGGCCCGTACTCCTCGTACGTCGAGGACACCCTCGGCGTCGAGGCGGTCCACCGACTGGCCGCGGCCGAACTCGACGAACCCCGCCGAGCCTCGTTCCGTTGCGTCCTCGCGTACTGTGACGGCGAACCCTTCGAGGCGAGTCCGGACCCGATAGACCGCGACGACCGGACCGTCGCGGCCGCCCGCGGCGCGGAACAGGACGCAGAGGAGACGGAGGCGCTGCCGGTGAAGCTCTTTACCGGAAGCGTCAACGGTCGCATCGTCCCGCCGCGCGGCGAGGGCGGCTTCGGCTACGACCCCATCTTCGAACACGACGGCGCGACGTTCGCGGAGATGAGCGCGGAGGAGAAAAACGGCATCTCCCACCGCGGGCGGGCGTTAGCGAAGTTCGCGACGTGGTTTGCTGAGCGAACGGAGTGA
- the spt4 gene encoding transcription elongation factor subunit Spt4, producing the protein MAKPRLACRECHFVNEPDKQTCENCGSSSLTEDWAGYVVITHPEDSEIATEMNVTEPGGYALKVR; encoded by the coding sequence ATGGCGAAGCCCCGTCTCGCCTGCCGCGAGTGCCACTTCGTCAACGAGCCGGACAAACAGACGTGTGAGAACTGCGGGTCGAGCAGTCTCACCGAAGACTGGGCGGGTTACGTCGTTATCACCCACCCCGAAGACAGCGAAATCGCCACCGAGATGAACGTCACCGAACCCGGTGGCTACGCGCTGAAGGTCCGCTGA
- a CDS encoding bifunctional N(6)-L-threonylcarbamoyladenine synthase/serine/threonine protein kinase, producing MRILGIEGTAWAASAAVFETDDPDALRSGTERTPDPSADHVFIESDPYQPDSGGIHPREAAEHMGTAVPEVVETALAHAAERHDGDGPVVDGVAFSRGPGLGPCLRIVGTAARSVAQTLDVPLLGVNHMVAHLEIGRYQSGFDSPVCLNASGANAHLLGYHNGRYRVLGETMDTGVGNAIDKFTRHVGWTHPGGPKVEAAAKDGDYVELPYVVKGMDFSFSGIMSAAKDEADADTPVPDICAGLQETIFAMLTEVAERALSLTGTDELVLGGGVGQNARLREMLAEMCDQRGAKFHAPEPRFLRDNAGMIAVLGARMLAAGDTLAVEESTVDPNFRPDQVDVTWRGADESVARAYTDDGAIRGAEATVDIGADEVVKRRVPKTYRHPELDDKLRRERTKAESRLTSDARRAGVRTPVIRDIDPVEGVITFQRVGDADLAERLDPESVRVVGEYLARLHGAGIVHGDPTTRNVRVGTGPDGEPRVYLIDFGLGFHTGHVEDHAMDLHVFAQSVEGTADDADPLIDALESGYEAVGSEEVIARLREVESRGRYR from the coding sequence ATGCGCATTCTCGGAATCGAAGGTACAGCGTGGGCCGCGAGCGCCGCGGTTTTCGAGACCGACGACCCCGACGCGCTCCGCTCCGGAACCGAGCGGACGCCCGACCCCTCGGCCGACCACGTCTTCATCGAATCTGACCCCTACCAGCCCGACAGCGGCGGCATCCACCCGCGCGAGGCCGCAGAGCACATGGGGACTGCCGTCCCCGAGGTCGTCGAGACCGCGCTCGCGCACGCCGCGGAGCGACACGACGGCGACGGCCCCGTCGTGGACGGCGTCGCCTTCTCCCGCGGCCCCGGTCTGGGGCCGTGTCTCCGTATCGTCGGCACCGCGGCCCGCTCGGTCGCCCAGACGCTCGACGTGCCGTTGCTGGGCGTCAACCACATGGTCGCGCACCTCGAAATCGGCCGCTATCAGTCCGGTTTCGATTCGCCGGTCTGTCTGAACGCCTCGGGCGCGAACGCCCACCTGCTGGGCTATCACAACGGTCGCTACCGCGTCCTCGGCGAGACGATGGACACCGGCGTCGGCAACGCCATCGACAAGTTCACCCGCCACGTCGGCTGGACCCACCCCGGCGGCCCGAAAGTCGAGGCGGCCGCGAAAGACGGCGACTACGTCGAACTGCCGTACGTCGTCAAGGGGATGGACTTCTCGTTTTCCGGCATCATGAGCGCCGCGAAGGACGAGGCGGACGCGGACACGCCCGTCCCCGACATCTGCGCCGGCCTGCAGGAGACCATCTTCGCCATGCTCACCGAGGTGGCCGAGCGCGCCCTGTCGCTGACGGGGACGGACGAACTCGTCCTCGGCGGCGGCGTGGGCCAGAACGCCCGCCTGCGCGAGATGCTCGCGGAGATGTGCGACCAGCGCGGCGCGAAGTTCCACGCGCCCGAACCGCGGTTCCTCCGCGACAACGCCGGCATGATTGCCGTGCTGGGCGCGCGGATGCTCGCCGCGGGCGACACGCTCGCGGTCGAGGAATCGACCGTGGACCCGAACTTCCGCCCCGACCAGGTCGACGTGACGTGGCGCGGCGCGGACGAGTCGGTCGCGCGCGCCTACACCGATGACGGCGCGATTCGCGGGGCCGAGGCGACCGTTGACATCGGCGCTGACGAGGTCGTCAAGCGGCGCGTCCCGAAGACGTACCGCCACCCGGAACTGGACGACAAACTCCGCCGCGAGCGAACCAAAGCCGAGTCGCGGCTGACGAGCGACGCCCGGCGCGCCGGCGTTCGGACGCCCGTCATTCGGGACATAGACCCCGTCGAGGGTGTCATCACGTTCCAGCGAGTCGGCGACGCGGACCTCGCAGAGCGACTGGACCCCGAGTCCGTCCGCGTCGTCGGCGAGTACCTCGCGCGCCTCCACGGGGCCGGTATCGTCCACGGCGACCCGACCACGCGGAACGTCCGGGTCGGAACGGGGCCGGACGGCGAACCGCGCGTGTATCTCATCGACTTCGGCCTCGGCTTCCACACGGGTCACGTCGAGGACCACGCGATGGACCTCCACGTGTTCGCCCAGAGCGTCGAGGGGACCGCGGACGACGCCGACCCCCTCATCGACGCGCTCGAATCGGGCTACGAGGCCGTCGGCTCCGAGGAGGTTATCGCCCGGTTGCGAGAGGTCGAGTCGCGCGGCCGGTACCGGTAA
- a CDS encoding twitching motility protein PilT, which produces MDTNALMMPVELNVRVFDELDRLLAADADLVVPTAVLDELEKLSSGAGTEGVAASVGADLATRCRAVETEESYADDAVVELAESGEVDYVVTNDKPLRDRVLDCGIPVVGIRGHATLAITEP; this is translated from the coding sequence ATGGACACGAACGCGCTCATGATGCCGGTCGAACTCAACGTCCGCGTGTTCGACGAGCTCGACCGGCTGCTCGCGGCCGACGCGGACCTCGTGGTCCCCACGGCCGTCCTCGACGAGCTGGAGAAGCTCTCGTCGGGCGCCGGGACCGAAGGCGTCGCGGCGAGCGTGGGCGCGGACCTAGCGACCCGGTGCCGGGCGGTCGAAACCGAGGAATCGTACGCCGACGACGCGGTCGTCGAACTCGCCGAATCGGGCGAGGTCGACTACGTCGTCACGAACGACAAGCCCCTCCGTGACCGGGTGCTCGACTGCGGGATTCCCGTCGTCGGCATCCGGGGGCACGCCACGCTGGCAATCACGGAACCTTAA
- a CDS encoding PIN domain-containing protein codes for MPEAEPSPARVVADADVLAADLLVDGPSRAALDHLRRHSWTTLVASDPLLDDAEAVVASLADADLAADWREKIDSWAELVSHPDGDNPALASAYRGGAMHLLTFDDRLSSAQAGAALGGRFPVSIRHPKAFASLFAPESLYVEVEGGSYPGPDRDPRA; via the coding sequence ATGCCTGAGGCGGAGCCCTCACCCGCGCGGGTCGTCGCCGACGCCGACGTGCTCGCGGCTGACCTCCTCGTCGATGGTCCGTCCAGAGCGGCGCTCGACCACCTCCGGCGGCACTCGTGGACGACGCTCGTCGCCAGCGACCCGCTTCTCGACGACGCCGAGGCGGTCGTCGCCTCGCTCGCGGACGCCGACCTCGCGGCCGACTGGCGCGAGAAAATCGACTCGTGGGCCGAACTCGTCTCCCACCCGGACGGCGACAACCCCGCGCTGGCGTCGGCCTACCGCGGCGGCGCGATGCACCTCCTCACGTTCGACGACCGTCTCAGTTCGGCGCAGGCGGGCGCGGCGCTCGGCGGCCGCTTCCCGGTCAGCATCCGACACCCGAAGGCGTTCGCGTCGCTGTTCGCGCCGGAGAGCCTCTACGTCGAAGTCGAAGGCGGGTCGTACCCCGGTCCGGACCGCGACCCGCGGGCGTAG
- a CDS encoding GTP-dependent dephospho-CoA kinase family protein, protein MLTLPTALRAAFKEPFGPVYTEADDLLADASSEDADAPLVAVGDVVTFHLRRAGRPPDVAVIDGKTKREAVGEEIRRAVETGRLVEVENEPGTVSVALVEALVAALDADEPTTLLVEGEEDLATLPAVLAAPVGSTVVYGQPDEGMVRVTVTDAAKTEMRDLLAQFDGDFDAVVAPIDA, encoded by the coding sequence ATGCTCACCCTGCCGACGGCGCTTCGCGCGGCGTTCAAAGAGCCGTTCGGCCCGGTGTACACCGAGGCCGACGACCTCCTCGCAGACGCATCCAGCGAGGACGCGGACGCGCCGCTCGTCGCCGTCGGCGACGTCGTCACCTTCCACCTCCGCCGCGCCGGTCGCCCGCCGGACGTGGCCGTCATCGACGGCAAGACGAAGCGCGAGGCCGTCGGCGAGGAGATTCGCCGCGCGGTCGAGACCGGCCGCCTCGTCGAGGTCGAAAACGAACCGGGGACCGTCTCCGTCGCGCTCGTCGAGGCGCTCGTGGCCGCGCTCGACGCCGACGAACCGACGACGCTCCTCGTCGAGGGCGAAGAGGACCTCGCCACGCTCCCGGCGGTGCTCGCCGCGCCCGTCGGTTCGACCGTCGTCTACGGCCAACCCGACGAGGGAATGGTCCGCGTGACCGTCACCGACGCGGCCAAGACCGAGATGCGGGACCTCCTCGCGCAGTTCGACGGCGACTTCGACGCCGTGGTTGCGCCCATCGACGCCTGA
- a CDS encoding 30S ribosomal protein S24e, translated as MDIEIISEEENPMLHRTDVRFEIVHEEATPSRLSVRDSLAAKLNKDSDEVVVHELDTKFGMRKTAGYAKVYESPEFARDVEQEHMLERNKITDAEVEAEEA; from the coding sequence ATGGATATCGAAATCATCTCCGAGGAGGAGAACCCCATGTTGCACCGGACGGACGTTCGATTCGAGATCGTCCACGAGGAAGCGACGCCTTCCCGTCTGTCGGTCCGCGACTCGCTCGCGGCCAAACTGAACAAGGACTCCGACGAGGTCGTCGTCCACGAACTCGACACGAAGTTCGGCATGCGCAAGACCGCGGGCTACGCGAAGGTCTACGAGAGCCCCGAGTTCGCGCGCGACGTCGAGCAGGAGCACATGCTCGAGCGCAACAAGATCACCGACGCCGAAGTCGAAGCCGAAGAGGCGTAG